The nucleotide window CGACTTCTCCTTCGACGACGACCTGGTGCTGCACCGCCGCAGGACGCTGCCGTACCACGCGAACGGCATGACGCTGTGGGCGTACGACGCCTCGGGCGCCGAGCTGCTGTCCAAGACGTACTACTCGGTGGGCGGCGGCTTCGTCGTCGACGAGGACGCGGTGGGCGCGGACCGCATCAAGCTGGACGACACGGTCCTGAAGTACCCCTTCCGCACGGGCGACGAGCTGCTGCGGCTGGCGAAGGAGACGGGCCTGTCCATCTCCGCCCTGATGCTGGAGAACGAGCGGGCCTGGCGCACCGAGGAGGAGATACGCGAGGGGCTCCTCGCCATCTGGCGGGTCATGCAGGCGTGCGTGTCGCGCGGCATGTCCCGCGAGGGCATCCTGCCGGGCGGCCTGCGGGTCCGGCGCCGCGCGGCCATGTCGGCCCGCCAGCTGCGCGCCGAGGGCGACCCGCTGGCCCACGCCATGGAGTGGATCACCCTGTACGCGATGGCGGTGAACGAGGAGAACGCGGCGGGCGGCCGCGTCGTGACGGCCCCCACCAACGGCGCCGCGGGCATCATCCCGTCGGTCCTGCACTACTACGTCAACTTCGTCGCGGGCGCGTCCTCCTCCGCCGAGGAGAAGGAGGACGGGGTCGTACGCTTCCTGCTCGCCGCGGGCGCCATCGGCATGCTCTTCAAGGAGAACGCCTCCATCTCCGGCGCCGAGGTCGGCTGCCAGGGCGAGGTCGGCTCGGCCTGCTCGATGGCGGCGGGCGCGCTGGCGGAGGTGCTCGGCGGATCTCCCGAACAGGTCGAGAACGCCGCCGAGATCGGCATGGAGCACAACCTCGGCCTCACCTGCGACCCGGTCGGCGGCCTCGTCCAGATCCCCTGCATCGAGCGCAACGGCATGGCCGCGGTCAAGGCCGTCACGGCGGCGAAGATGGCCATGCGCGGCGACGGCTCCCACAAGGTGTCCCTCGACAAGGTCATCAAGACGATGAAGGAGACGGGCGCCGACATGTCCGTCAAGTACAAGGAGACGGCGCGGGGCGGGCTCGCGGTGAACATCATCGAGTGCTGACGGCCCGCCCCGGGCCGGGGGCGCGTGCTCCGGCGTGGCCTTCAGGGGGATGTCCCGCGTGAGGGTAGGGCGGGCCAAGTGCGGGAACCTCAAAGGAGATTGCCCCCCACAGGCCCCAGGAAGCGCATCCGTGCTTCCGGCCACCCTGCACCATAGGAGTCGCACATGCTGCGCGGCATCGACGTAAGCGCCTACCAGTCGTCCTCGTACAGCACCGAAGGCCTGTCCTTCGTCTTCGTGAAGGCCACCGAAGGCCGCACCTACGTCAACCCGAAGCTGAGCGCACAGACGAAGCGGGCCAGGGACGCCGGCTGCGTGGTGGGTTTCTACCACTTCCTGTGGCCCGGCAACCTCACGGCCCAGGCCGAGTACTTCCTCGGCAAGGCCCCGGAGAAGGCGGGCGACATCCTCGCCGTCGACTGGGAGACGACGGGCGACGGCACCCACGCGAGCAACGCCGAGAAGGACCGCTTCATCCGCAAGCTCAAGGAACTGCGCCCGGACAACCGGGTCGTCCTCTACTGCAACCGGAACTACTGGCTGAACGTGGACGACACCTCTTACGCGGGTGACGGTCTCTGGATCGCGGACTACGTGACGTCGGGCAAGCCCCGCATCCAGGCCGAGTGGCGCTTCCACCAGTACACGGACGACCCGCTGGACAAGAACGTCGCCGATTTCTCCAGCAAGGCCGCCCTGCGGGAGTGGGCCGGGGACGCCTGAGGCGCCCAAGCGCCCGTCAGGGCCGGTTCCGCGCGAAGGCGCTTCGCCGGTGGACCGGCGAGGTACTCGTCGAGCAGGCCGAAGGTACGAAGCTCGGGCGGGAGAGCTTCGTACCGTGTCCACGGCTGCGCCGCCTGCGTGCGGTCCGGCGCACACGGCACAACGGCCCCGCCGAGATGCCGGCAGCAGGCCGGCGAACCCTCTGGTCACCTGGTAGTGGCCCAGGCGTACACGTGCGGCATTGCACGGCTTGCAGTACGGTCTCGGAGCTCCCGGCGCATTGAGCAGCGAACACTCCGCCGCTCGCTTCACCGTGCCTCGTCCCGTCCCCCGCCCGATCGGTCCAGCTGACATACGATCCGATCAACGAGGCCGCCGAACACGCGTAACGCTCTCGTACAGGAGATTGATCAGTCCGGGGACGAGGGGAGCTGTACAGCATGGGCGGGAGTGTCGCTGCGGTGAGCAGCAACGGGGCGTATTCGTTCAGCAAGCCGAACCGGGAGAGCATCACGCTGCTCGCGGGGCTCGGGGTCGCGGGCGACGTGCATGCCGGGGCCACCGTCAAGCACCGGTTCCGGATGCGGAAGGATCCCTCGCAGCCCAATCTGCGGCAGGTGCACCTCATCCATGAGGAGTTGTTCGACGAGGTCCGGGGAGCCGGGTTCGAGGTCGCGGCCGGGCAGCTCGGGGAGAACGTCACCACGCGGGGCGTCGATCTGCTGGGGCTGCCCACCGGGACGCTGCTGCGGCTCGGCGGCGAGGCCGTGGTCGAGGTGACCGGGCTGCGCAACCCCTGTGCGCAGATCGACGGCTTCCGGAAGGGCCTGATGAAGCAGGTCGTCGGGCGGGGCGAGGACGGGAAGGTCCGGGTCCGGTCCGGGATCATGGGTGTCGTCGTCGCGGGCGGGGTGGTGCGGCCCGGCGACCCGGTCGAGGTCGAACTGCCGAGCGGGCCGCACCACCCCCTGGAGATCGTCTGAGCGGGGACGGGAACGGGGACGGGGCCGAGGGCGGGGCCGGGAGACCTACGCCGTGAAGTCCGGTGTGCGGTCCGGTGACGCCTCGGCCAGGGCCTTCCTCACTCCTTCGACGCCCTCCTGCAGGCCGTAGACGGGCGTGCCGGGCTGCTGGCGCCAGGAGTCGTCGAGGCCGCCCGCGTCCACCGTGTCGAAGCCCAGGTCCTCGATGAGGGCGCGTACGACCTGCTTGGCGGTCGCGTCGTCGGCCGCCACCGGGAGGGCGATGCGGTCGGGGGCGCCGGCCGGGCGGGGGCGGTCCAGGATGTCCTGGGCGTACGTGCCGTTGAAGGCCTTGACGACGGTGTGACCGAGGTGCTGGGCCGTCCAGCGGGACTCCGTCAGGCCCTCGTCCAGGATCGCGGCGATCCTGCCGTCCCGCTGCGGGTAGTAGTTGCCGGTGTCGATGACGGTCACCCCGTCCGCCGCCTGGTCCAGCAGCCCGGACGGCAGGTCGGGGACCGCCTTCAGGGGGATGGTGACGATGACGAGTTCAGCGTCCCGCGGGGCCTCCTCCACGGTGACGGGGGTGGCGCCGGTCTCCTGCGCCAGCGCGGTGAGAGTCTGCGGGCCGCGGGAGTTGGCGACGCGCACGTCGTGTCCGAGCGCGGTAAGCCGCCGGGTGAGGTTGCCGCCGATGTTGCCTGCTCCGATGATGCCGATCTTCATGTCCGACTCGCCCTTCGAAGGGGGTGGGTGACTCCTGGAGTGCGTACCTGCGGGGAGTACCAACCCCGGGCCGGATCGCGCTATTCCGGACATCGACCGGATGGACCAACCCGGTCCGGACAGGGAGAAGGGGCGCCCCGTGCTGCCGGGGCGCCCCTTTCACCGGCTCACGTCACTTGTTCAGGTGGGCCCAGAACTCGTCGAACGAGAGCAGCTTGTCGCCGTTCAGGTCCTGGGCCTTGATGACGGCCTCGGCCACCGACTCGGTGACGTTCCAGTCCCCGCCCTGGGCCAGGGCCTTCTTGAACTCGGCGGCGGTGATGTAGCCGTCCCCGTCCACGTCGATGCGCTCGAACGCCTTGCGTGCTTCCTCTTTGTCCGCCACCGGACCCGCCCCTTCGTGGTGCTTCACTGACGAGGTCAGATTAACGTTCCGTCCCGGCACGCGACGCGGCGACCACCCGGGGAACGCCCGCGGTCCGCGGGCGTTCCCGGCGGCCGGTTGCCGTCCGGTGGGTGCGGAGGCGCCGCTCAGTGCCAGGGCTCGTAGTGCGGGTTGCTCTCGCAGTCGCTCATGATCTCGGTCTTGGTCTTCTTGTCGACCGGGCAGACGCCGATGATGTACTGGCGCGCGATACCGCCCGGGAAGGCGACCTCGACCTGGTCGGCCCACCGGTGGGTGTCGCCGATGGTCCTGTTGACGTCCACGCCGCCCGGGGCGTCGATGTAGTAGTTGTAGCCGCTCTTCCACCACGTCTTGTAGAGGTCGTGGTCGTAGCTCGTGGAGACGTACGGGGAGGGCTGGTTGACCAGTACGTACTGCTCGATGTCGTACTGGCCGTTCACCACGTCCCTGGGGTGGAAGCCCTGCTCGAAGACGACGGCGGGGCCGCGGGCGTCGCTGCGGTAGAGCGTGCCGCAGCTCGTGCGCCAGACCGGTTCGGGGGTGATGCGGTCGACGTCCACGCGGGGGTCGGCCGCGGCGGGGGCGGGCTCGTAGAACTGGGGGCAGGCGGGGGCGGCCTTCGTGGGAGCAGCGGGCGCGGCCTTCGTGGGAGCGGCGGGGGCCGCGGGGGAGGTCGCGGCGGAGGTGGTGAGGACGGCCGTCAGGGCGAGGGCGACGGCGACGGCTCGTCGGCGCAGGGGAGTTGTGGTCATGCGAGCACGATCTCGGCTCGGTGCGGATGGGGAGCGGACCTTCACTCGTACGGCGGCGTGTCCGGGGGCCGAAGAAGCCTCAGCGGTCCGCCACCCTCATTTCGAACCATGTCGTCTTGCCGCGGGGCAGGAGGTCGACGCCCCAGCGGTCCGAGAGTGTGTCGACCAGGAACAGGCCCCGGCCACTGACGTCCAGGTCCTGCACCGGCATCAGACAGGGAAGCCCCCGCGAGGGATCGCGGACCTCGATCCGGATCCATCCCCGCCGGCGCCGCATCCGGAGCCCGAACACCCGCGCCCCGGTGTGCCGCACGGCGTTGCCGACGAGTTCCGAGACGAGCAGTACCGCGTCCTCGGTCGTCTTCGGTGAGAGATGCCACTGGCGGAGCACCACGACCTGGGTGAGCCGGCGCGCGGTGGCGGCCGACTCCGGACGGGACGGCAGCGGCACCTCCGCCTCGGTGGGGTTGCCGAACAGTTCCAGTGCCTTCAGCGCGTGTTCGTCCTCGACAGCAGGCGACCAGCGCGCCGCGGTCGCACTCCCGTGCCGCCGCGGCTGTTCGATACCCTCCAGCCCCGCCATGCCCCCATCATGGCCGCCGAGGCGCTCCCACGGGGCCGTTCCGGAGGAATACGCCCCCCGGAGCCGCCCGTTCCGCACGATTCGAATGGCATATGACAGAGGCATCGCAAGGGCTTGCACACACCGTCCGACCTGCGAGTACGGGCGCGTCGGGGGCAACCGCCCGTGTTTACCGACACACAACCCTTAAGGCTCGCTTAAGGGGCGGCGGGACCGCTCCTTCGAGGGAATCCCGGAAGGCGCGGAGGAGACGTCACGTCAACAGCACGTGCACGGACGGTGAATCCGGGTGATTCAGAGGAACTTCGCCTTGCCGGGGCCCTCGTCGACGAAACTGCGCATCCCCCGCTCCCGGTCCTCCGTGGCGAACAGCCCGGCGAACCAGGTGCGTTCGATCGCGAGGCCGGTCTCGAGGTCCGTCTCCAGGCCCGCGTCGACCGACTCCTTGGCGGCGCGCAGCGCGAGCGCCGGCCCCAGCGCGAGCTTGGCGGCCCATGCCCGCGCCTCGGTGTACACGTCGGCGGCCGGGACGACGCGGTCCACCAGGCCGAGCGTCAGCGCCTCGTCGGCCCTGACCATGCGGCCGGTGAAGATGAGGTCCTTCGCCCGGGAGGGGCCGACGAGCCGGGACAGGCGCTGGGTGCCGCCCGCGCCGGGGATCAGACCGAGCAGGATCTCCGGCTGGCCGAGCTTGGCGTTGTCCGCGGCGATCCTGAAGTCCGCGCAGAGCGCCAGCTCGCAGCCGCCGCCCAGGGCGTAGCCCGTGACCGCGGCGACGACGGGTTTCGGGATGCGGGCCACGGCCGTGAAGGAGTCCTGCAGGGCCCGGGAGCGTACGACCATCGCCGCATGGTCCATGGCCTGCATCTCCTTGATGTCCGCACCCGCCGCGAACACCTTCTCGCCGCCGTAGAGGATCACGGCGCGCACGTCCTCGCGGCGCGTGGCCTCCTCGGCGAGTTCCCTGAGCCGGTCCTGTGTGGCCACGTCCAGCGCGTTCATGGGCGGACGGTCGAGGCGGATCGTGCCGACGCCCTCGGCGACTTCGAGATGCACAGTCATGAGGGCAGGTTAACGGGGGCTAACGGGAACGGCCCCGGTGTGCTCCGTCACAGCGGAGCGCACCGGGGCCGTACGGTCGCGGGCCGGGGGCGCGGGAGCCGCGGTCAACGGC belongs to Streptomyces sp. V3I8 and includes:
- a CDS encoding ADP-ribosyltransferase produces the protein MTTTPLRRRAVAVALALTAVLTTSAATSPAAPAAPTKAAPAAPTKAAPACPQFYEPAPAAADPRVDVDRITPEPVWRTSCGTLYRSDARGPAVVFEQGFHPRDVVNGQYDIEQYVLVNQPSPYVSTSYDHDLYKTWWKSGYNYYIDAPGGVDVNRTIGDTHRWADQVEVAFPGGIARQYIIGVCPVDKKTKTEIMSDCESNPHYEPWH
- a CDS encoding ATP-binding protein, which codes for MAGLEGIEQPRRHGSATAARWSPAVEDEHALKALELFGNPTEAEVPLPSRPESAATARRLTQVVVLRQWHLSPKTTEDAVLLVSELVGNAVRHTGARVFGLRMRRRRGWIRIEVRDPSRGLPCLMPVQDLDVSGRGLFLVDTLSDRWGVDLLPRGKTTWFEMRVADR
- a CDS encoding NADPH-dependent F420 reductase — translated: MSGIARSGPGLVLPAGTHSRSHPPPSKGESDMKIGIIGAGNIGGNLTRRLTALGHDVRVANSRGPQTLTALAQETGATPVTVEEAPRDAELVIVTIPLKAVPDLPSGLLDQAADGVTVIDTGNYYPQRDGRIAAILDEGLTESRWTAQHLGHTVVKAFNGTYAQDILDRPRPAGAPDRIALPVAADDATAKQVVRALIEDLGFDTVDAGGLDDSWRQQPGTPVYGLQEGVEGVRKALAEASPDRTPDFTA
- a CDS encoding MOSC domain-containing protein; amino-acid sequence: MGGSVAAVSSNGAYSFSKPNRESITLLAGLGVAGDVHAGATVKHRFRMRKDPSQPNLRQVHLIHEELFDEVRGAGFEVAAGQLGENVTTRGVDLLGLPTGTLLRLGGEAVVEVTGLRNPCAQIDGFRKGLMKQVVGRGEDGKVRVRSGIMGVVVAGGVVRPGDPVEVELPSGPHHPLEIV
- a CDS encoding EF-hand domain-containing protein, with the translated sequence MADKEEARKAFERIDVDGDGYITAAEFKKALAQGGDWNVTESVAEAVIKAQDLNGDKLLSFDEFWAHLNK
- a CDS encoding enoyl-CoA hydratase/isomerase family protein codes for the protein MTVHLEVAEGVGTIRLDRPPMNALDVATQDRLRELAEEATRREDVRAVILYGGEKVFAAGADIKEMQAMDHAAMVVRSRALQDSFTAVARIPKPVVAAVTGYALGGGCELALCADFRIAADNAKLGQPEILLGLIPGAGGTQRLSRLVGPSRAKDLIFTGRMVRADEALTLGLVDRVVPAADVYTEARAWAAKLALGPALALRAAKESVDAGLETDLETGLAIERTWFAGLFATEDRERGMRSFVDEGPGKAKFL
- a CDS encoding L-serine ammonia-lyase, producing MAISVFDLFSIGIGPSSSHTVGPMRAARMFAHRLRNEDLLAPVVSVRAELYGSLGATGHGHGTPKAVLLGLEGASPRTVDVEGADERVEKIRSSGRLDLLGEHEIDFSFDDDLVLHRRRTLPYHANGMTLWAYDASGAELLSKTYYSVGGGFVVDEDAVGADRIKLDDTVLKYPFRTGDELLRLAKETGLSISALMLENERAWRTEEEIREGLLAIWRVMQACVSRGMSREGILPGGLRVRRRAAMSARQLRAEGDPLAHAMEWITLYAMAVNEENAAGGRVVTAPTNGAAGIIPSVLHYYVNFVAGASSSAEEKEDGVVRFLLAAGAIGMLFKENASISGAEVGCQGEVGSACSMAAGALAEVLGGSPEQVENAAEIGMEHNLGLTCDPVGGLVQIPCIERNGMAAVKAVTAAKMAMRGDGSHKVSLDKVIKTMKETGADMSVKYKETARGGLAVNIIEC
- a CDS encoding glycoside hydrolase family 25 protein — its product is MLRGIDVSAYQSSSYSTEGLSFVFVKATEGRTYVNPKLSAQTKRARDAGCVVGFYHFLWPGNLTAQAEYFLGKAPEKAGDILAVDWETTGDGTHASNAEKDRFIRKLKELRPDNRVVLYCNRNYWLNVDDTSYAGDGLWIADYVTSGKPRIQAEWRFHQYTDDPLDKNVADFSSKAALREWAGDA